The Oncorhynchus mykiss isolate Arlee chromosome 28, USDA_OmykA_1.1, whole genome shotgun sequence genome includes a window with the following:
- the ccdc39 gene encoding coiled-coil domain-containing protein 39 isoform X1 codes for MSNILLSEVGWDEGFAIPVANAENKGLEDELQMKQNQKLQLENKLGGYKDRIQAMAEHLTNVRQELSQTQALCKAREKETESEMHFKALAEREVGRLRQEIAQLDNELGALREKKNAQENNIFKATQKLEELKSQLNWDQQTLDAWLEESAHKDEDTMAIIKYAQQDESRIRELTLLIEKMTLEANQKHKALDNELTETISAQIGLDKTAENFRQAHLERQELIHQWENTIEQMKKRDSEMQQCSMLLTQVNQDIRERNGVIKEKKTFLESETENNKEYEKKIAMADRQAAKLRREFQEQESNRTRLQDELESLKGTVDRAATDVESMRSQLANMKKDIQDKNNKIKGAKLHNTALEEKLKTVTETTLSVEERAAQMEQVLKEEEQTIKDMDAQLHRHREVLFRESQEVQALRLKEKDSMAVLSGSRVALSNLDSRLSKLDQNSLKQQEIIYNQDFQIQLLERKMLRLRGEVNTEEKQVLEKKAQKLAHRLEEKKRTATMLTTQLKKLQDDIRCVRKEAEKTGAEKSDLTTKIEELHLFNHISDKELKKLRLKKQDTMVEDNILKLEIKRLRDLLYNKADSVLSLEKRRLQLQTAMREREEEIKAHREMLNKQVKITDQERQGLSAEVHERLSKVDKMRKRYEIMTVSMAAPEGEEEKSQAYYVIKAAQEKEELQREGDDLDAKIRKMEKEIRALENTLHVVNSRNTTYRKSFNKVTESSEEYQEKLKLDEQKRAAEEKYKYKRRQIRELQEDIQGMNNTLDNLLQEEAIQNVRTEETQSHIMSLNRELVSQQEKLHRVTKQCSKLTKEIRSAKKAKEETFEERDIELRELKDFNKNINKMLLVAMEEQPDLRSALHMYFVQANLPLPSPASTPSSRQSSKTNSARSSVSLRSAGSSASSSPREASVQSPPVKTLELGLGLSVTSPPLNSPRDSHPPSSTTSSSSGSKRQSP; via the exons GCTCTGTGCAAAGCcagggagaaagagactgagtcggagatgcatttcaaggccctggcagagagagaggtgggccgCCTGCGTCAGGAGATTGCACAGCTGGACAACGAGCTTGGAGCTCTGAGGGAGAAGAAGAATGCACAAGAG AACAACATCTTCAAAGCCACCCAGAAGCTGGAAGAGCTGAAAAGCCAGCTGAATTGGGACCAGCAGACCCTGGATGCCTGGCTTGAGGAGTCGGCACACAAGGACGAGGACACCATGGCCATCATCAAGTACGCCCAGCAGGACGAGAGCAGGATACGG GAGCTCACCTTGTTGATAGAGAAGATGACGCTTGAGGCCAACCAAAAGCACAAGGCACTGGACAACGAACTGACTGAAACCATATCAGCACAG ATTGGTCTGGATAAGACCGCAGAAAACTTCCGCCAGGCTCACCTAGAGAGACAGGAGCTGATCCACCAGTGGGAGAACACCATCGAGCAGATGAAGAAAAGAGATAGCGAGATGCAGCAGTGTTCAATG CTCCTCACCCAAGTCAACCAGGACatcagagagaggaatggagtgaTCAAGGAGAAGAAGACCTTcctggagagcgagacagagaacaACAAGGAGTACGAGAAGAAGATAGCCATGGCCGACCGGCAGGCGGCCAAGCTGAGACGGGAGTTCCAGGAGCAGGAGAGTAACCGCACCAGACTACAGGATGAG TTGGAGAGTCTGAAAGGGACAGTGGACAGAGCAGCTACTGATGTCGAGTCCATGAGGTCCCAGCTAGCCAACATGAAAAAGGACATCCAGGACAAAAACAACAA GATAAAGGGGGCCAAGCTTCATAACACAGCCCTGGAGGAGAAGCTGAAGACAGTGACTGAGACGACCCTCAGCGTGGAGGAGAGGGCCGCTCAGATGGAGCAAGTACTGAAGGAAGAGGAGCAAACTATCAAA GACATGGACGCCCAGCTGCACCGCCACCGCGAGGTGCTGTTCCGTGAGAGCCAGGAGGTACAGGCCCTGAGGTTGAAGGAGAAAGACTCCATGGCCGTGCTCTCTGGGAGCCGGGTGGCTCTCTCCAACCTGGACAGCCGCCTCAGTAAACTGGACCAGAACTCCCTCAAGCAGCAGGAGATCATCTACAACCAG GACTTCCAGATCCAGCTGCTGGAGAGGAAGATGTTGCGTCTGCGTGGCGAGGTGAACACGGAGGAGAAGCAGGTCCTAGAGAAGAAGGCCCAAAAGCTGGCCCACAGgctggaagagaagaagaggactgCCACCATGCTCACCACCCAACTCAAGAAGCTCCAG GATGATATTCGCTGTGTGAGGAAAGAGGCGGAGAAGACAGGAGCTGAGAAGAGTGACCTAACCACCAAGATCGAGGAGCTGCACCTGTTCAACCACATCTCCGACAAGGAACTGAAGAAGCTCCGGCTCAAGAAGCAG GACACCATGGTGGAGGACAACATCCTGAAGCTGGAGATCAAGCGTCTGCGTGACCTGCTGTACAACAAGGCGGACAGCGTGCTCTCGCTGGAGAAGCGGCGGCTGCAGCTGCAGACGGCCATGAGGGAACGGGAGGAGGAGATTAAAGCTCACCGGGAGATGCTCAACAAGCAGGTCAAGATCACTGACCAGGAGCGCCAAGGACTCAG TGCTGAGGTGCATGAGAGACTGTCCAAGGTCGACAAGATGAGGAAACGCTATGAGATTATGACTGTCTCAATGGCTGCTCCCGAGGGAGAAGAGGAAAAATCACAGGCTTATTATGTGATCAAG GCTGCCCAAGAGAAAGAGGAGCTCCAACGCGAGGGAGACGATTTGGACGCCAAGATCCGCAAGATGGAGAAGGAGATCCGAGCGCTGGAGAACACTCTCCACGTCGTCAACAGCCGCAACACAACCTATCGCAAATCCTTCAACAAAGTGACTGAGTCCA GTGAGGAGTATCAGGAGAAACTGAAGCTGGATGAGCAGAAGAGAGCTGCTGAGGAGAAGTACAAGTACAAGAGGAGGCAGATCCGAGAACTGCAGGAGGACATTCAG GGCATGAACAATACACTCGACAACCTGCTTCAAGAGGAGGCCATTCAGAATGTGAGGACTGAAGAGACCCAGTCACATATCATGTCTCTGAACAGAGAACTGGTTTCCCAGCAGGAGAAACTCCACAGGGTCACTAAGCAG TGCTCCAAACTGACCAAAGAGATCCGGTCGGCCAAGAAGGCCAAGGAGGAGACGTTTGAGGAGAGGGACATTGAGCTGAGGGAGCTGAAGGACTTCAATAAGAATATCAACAAGATGCTGCTGGTTGCCATGGAGGAACAACCTGACCTCAGATCAGCTCTACACATGTACTTTGTCCAG GCCAACTTGCCCCTGCCGTCTCCTGCCTCCACCCCTTCCAGCCGACAGAGCTCAAAGACTAACTCTGCtcgcagctctgtctctctcag GTCAGCTGGGTCTTCAGCCAGCAGCAGCCCAAGGGAGGCGTCAGTGCAGTCTCCCCCTGTTAAGActctggagctgggtctggggTTGTCCGTTACGTCCCCTCCTCTCAACTCTCCACGGGACTCCCATCCACCCAGCTccaccaccagcagcagcagcggtaGCAAGCGCCAGAGCCCATAG
- the ccdc39 gene encoding coiled-coil domain-containing protein 39 isoform X2: protein MSNILLSEVGWDEGFAIPVANAENKGLEDELQMKQNQKLQLENKLGGYKDRIQAMAEHLTNVRQELSQTQALCKAREKETESEMHFKALAEREVGRLRQEIAQLDNELGALREKKNAQENNIFKATQKLEELKSQLNWDQQTLDAWLEESAHKDEDTMAIIKYAQQDESRIRELTLLIEKMTLEANQKHKALDNELTETISAQIGLDKTAENFRQAHLERQELIHQWENTIEQMKKRDSEMQQCSMLLTQVNQDIRERNGVIKEKKTFLESETENNKEYEKKIAMADRQAAKLRREFQEQESNRTRLQDELESLKGTVDRAATDVESMRSQLANMKKDIQDKNNKIKGAKLHNTALEEKLKTVTETTLSVEERAAQMEQVLKEEEQTIKDMDAQLHRHREVLFRESQEVQALRLKEKDSMAVLSGSRVALSNLDSRLSKLDQNSLKQQEIIYNQDFQIQLLERKMLRLRGEVNTEEKQVLEKKAQKLAHRLEEKKRTATMLTTQLKKLQDDIRCVRKEAEKTGAEKSDLTTKIEELHLFNHISDKELKKLRLKKQDTMVEDNILKLEIKRLRDLLYNKADSVLSLEKRRLQLQTAMREREEEIKAHREMLNKQVKITDQERQGLSAEVHERLSKVDKMRKRYEIMTVSMAAPEGEEEKSQAYYVIKAAQEKEELQREGDDLDAKIRKMEKEIRALENTLHVVNSRNTTYRKSFNKVTESSEEYQEKLKLDEQKRAAEEKYKYKRRQIRELQEDIQGMNNTLDNLLQEEAIQNVRTEETQSHIMSLNRELVSQQEKLHRVTKQCSKLTKEIRSAKKAKEETFEERDIELRELKDFNKNINKMLLVAMEEQPDLRSALHMYFVQVSWVFSQQQPKGGVSAVSPC, encoded by the exons GCTCTGTGCAAAGCcagggagaaagagactgagtcggagatgcatttcaaggccctggcagagagagaggtgggccgCCTGCGTCAGGAGATTGCACAGCTGGACAACGAGCTTGGAGCTCTGAGGGAGAAGAAGAATGCACAAGAG AACAACATCTTCAAAGCCACCCAGAAGCTGGAAGAGCTGAAAAGCCAGCTGAATTGGGACCAGCAGACCCTGGATGCCTGGCTTGAGGAGTCGGCACACAAGGACGAGGACACCATGGCCATCATCAAGTACGCCCAGCAGGACGAGAGCAGGATACGG GAGCTCACCTTGTTGATAGAGAAGATGACGCTTGAGGCCAACCAAAAGCACAAGGCACTGGACAACGAACTGACTGAAACCATATCAGCACAG ATTGGTCTGGATAAGACCGCAGAAAACTTCCGCCAGGCTCACCTAGAGAGACAGGAGCTGATCCACCAGTGGGAGAACACCATCGAGCAGATGAAGAAAAGAGATAGCGAGATGCAGCAGTGTTCAATG CTCCTCACCCAAGTCAACCAGGACatcagagagaggaatggagtgaTCAAGGAGAAGAAGACCTTcctggagagcgagacagagaacaACAAGGAGTACGAGAAGAAGATAGCCATGGCCGACCGGCAGGCGGCCAAGCTGAGACGGGAGTTCCAGGAGCAGGAGAGTAACCGCACCAGACTACAGGATGAG TTGGAGAGTCTGAAAGGGACAGTGGACAGAGCAGCTACTGATGTCGAGTCCATGAGGTCCCAGCTAGCCAACATGAAAAAGGACATCCAGGACAAAAACAACAA GATAAAGGGGGCCAAGCTTCATAACACAGCCCTGGAGGAGAAGCTGAAGACAGTGACTGAGACGACCCTCAGCGTGGAGGAGAGGGCCGCTCAGATGGAGCAAGTACTGAAGGAAGAGGAGCAAACTATCAAA GACATGGACGCCCAGCTGCACCGCCACCGCGAGGTGCTGTTCCGTGAGAGCCAGGAGGTACAGGCCCTGAGGTTGAAGGAGAAAGACTCCATGGCCGTGCTCTCTGGGAGCCGGGTGGCTCTCTCCAACCTGGACAGCCGCCTCAGTAAACTGGACCAGAACTCCCTCAAGCAGCAGGAGATCATCTACAACCAG GACTTCCAGATCCAGCTGCTGGAGAGGAAGATGTTGCGTCTGCGTGGCGAGGTGAACACGGAGGAGAAGCAGGTCCTAGAGAAGAAGGCCCAAAAGCTGGCCCACAGgctggaagagaagaagaggactgCCACCATGCTCACCACCCAACTCAAGAAGCTCCAG GATGATATTCGCTGTGTGAGGAAAGAGGCGGAGAAGACAGGAGCTGAGAAGAGTGACCTAACCACCAAGATCGAGGAGCTGCACCTGTTCAACCACATCTCCGACAAGGAACTGAAGAAGCTCCGGCTCAAGAAGCAG GACACCATGGTGGAGGACAACATCCTGAAGCTGGAGATCAAGCGTCTGCGTGACCTGCTGTACAACAAGGCGGACAGCGTGCTCTCGCTGGAGAAGCGGCGGCTGCAGCTGCAGACGGCCATGAGGGAACGGGAGGAGGAGATTAAAGCTCACCGGGAGATGCTCAACAAGCAGGTCAAGATCACTGACCAGGAGCGCCAAGGACTCAG TGCTGAGGTGCATGAGAGACTGTCCAAGGTCGACAAGATGAGGAAACGCTATGAGATTATGACTGTCTCAATGGCTGCTCCCGAGGGAGAAGAGGAAAAATCACAGGCTTATTATGTGATCAAG GCTGCCCAAGAGAAAGAGGAGCTCCAACGCGAGGGAGACGATTTGGACGCCAAGATCCGCAAGATGGAGAAGGAGATCCGAGCGCTGGAGAACACTCTCCACGTCGTCAACAGCCGCAACACAACCTATCGCAAATCCTTCAACAAAGTGACTGAGTCCA GTGAGGAGTATCAGGAGAAACTGAAGCTGGATGAGCAGAAGAGAGCTGCTGAGGAGAAGTACAAGTACAAGAGGAGGCAGATCCGAGAACTGCAGGAGGACATTCAG GGCATGAACAATACACTCGACAACCTGCTTCAAGAGGAGGCCATTCAGAATGTGAGGACTGAAGAGACCCAGTCACATATCATGTCTCTGAACAGAGAACTGGTTTCCCAGCAGGAGAAACTCCACAGGGTCACTAAGCAG TGCTCCAAACTGACCAAAGAGATCCGGTCGGCCAAGAAGGCCAAGGAGGAGACGTTTGAGGAGAGGGACATTGAGCTGAGGGAGCTGAAGGACTTCAATAAGAATATCAACAAGATGCTGCTGGTTGCCATGGAGGAACAACCTGACCTCAGATCAGCTCTACACATGTACTTTGTCCAG GTCAGCTGGGTCTTCAGCCAGCAGCAGCCCAAGGGAGGCGTCAGTGCAGTCTCCCCCTGTTAA